The Anomaloglossus baeobatrachus isolate aAnoBae1 chromosome 7, aAnoBae1.hap1, whole genome shotgun sequence sequence tataccccagtgactccagtggtttacaatatacagtatatataccccagtgactccagtggtttacagtatacagtatatataccccagtgactccagtggtttacagtatacagtatatataccccagtgactccagtggtttacagtatacagtgtatataccccggtgactccagtggtttacagtatacagtgtgtgtatatatatatatatatctcggtgACTTTAGTGCTTCACCCCATAACAATATACTGTAAAATCCTTTCTATTTTCCCAGAATCATCTTTCCATTGATAATGGAGCGCAGCATTGAGACCTGTATAATACCTAATGCAGGGTATACGGCATGAATAATTTACTGTATGAGAtctatagatataaatatataccGCCATAACAGCACTTGCTGACTATAACCAGAAGGTAAGCTGACACTGACGGTTTCAACCACCATCAAAATACTCCACAAGACTCCATTTATATCCACAATCTGATGCCAAATTGCCCCTATTAATTAGGAACGCTCTATACTTATTACAGGCGGAGGTGAAGGTGACTCCTATCTCCAACCCGAAGCATTGCCATTAATTGCTTACCATTGCGTACCATGATTGATGGGTTAATATTGGTGCATTATAGGCAGTAATGTCATATCATAGAGACATATCCTCTATATGGAGTATTGGCCGCTGCCATACAGATAGGGACCCTTCTCCGCACGCTGACCCAACAGAACCTGGGAAGACCTCACACATTAGGATTTGAGCAGACAATGAGCCCGTGAGCCATTAGTATGATGTATACCATAAGAATCAATAGTATGCAAGGTTGTATTGTGTTTTAATGCAGCACTTAGCCTTTCCCCAGCTGCTCTGAATAAACCAGCTGCCAACTGGAGAGGTTACAGCTAAGAGCTCTGCAATCGTGAGGAACTTACCGGTACCACTCCAGTCCTTTCTCATAGTTCCTATCAAAGAAATGAGGCTCTACACCAACCGCCCGGACATCCGGATGGGCTCTTAAAGCTTCCAACAAAGCACGGGTGCCCCCTTTTTTCACCCCAATAATAATTGCCTGGGGCAGTTTCTTGTCTCCATACTCTATGGTGCTGTTGACTGAAAGTCTGCGGCCGAGCTCTTCCTCCGTGGTGCTGGATTCCTGAGTTTCTCTCTCAAAATATCCAGTGTGAGATTCTGGGATCATTTCAGTGGCAGCTAATGGAGTATTATCCCAGGGTATATGCATGTCATTCCCTGTAAGATCCGAGGGTCTGGAGAGCTCTCCGTCACTAAGTATTCTAGGATAAGGATCTCTAGTCATGTAGGAATCCTGGTTACTTTTATGAATTGGAGCAGTGTCAGCAGTACTGAAGACATTCAGCGTTGGGGACAGGCCGGGGATAGCAGTGCTGAGGCTGAGGGATTGCTCCTTGGGGTCCTTATCCACCTTAGCTGATCCTTGGAGTGAAATGTCAGCATCTACATTGTGGGAACTTTCCAAGGTGCTGAACCCATGTGCAGAGGATAAGATGGGAGTACTTTCCAAAGTGCTGAACCCCTGCCCTCTTACAAAGGGAGCGTTGTCCTCAGAGCTGAACCCCTGTCCTCTTAGAAAGGGAACCCTGTCCTCGGTACTAAGCCCCTGCCCTCTTACAAAATGAGCGCCATCCTCGGTGCTGAACCCCTGTCCCCTTATAAAGGGAACCCTGTCCTCGGTGTTGAACCCCTGTCCTCTTACAAAATTAGTGCTGTCCTCGGTTCTGAACCCCTGTTCCCTTACAAAGGGAACCCTGTCCTCAGTGGTGAACCCTTGTACTCTTACAAAGGGAACCCTGTCCTCGGTGTTGAACCCCTGTCCTCTTACAAAATTAGTGCCGTCCTCGGTGCTGAACCCCTGTCCCCTTACAAAGGGAACCCTGTCCTCAGTGCTTAACCCTTGCCTTCTTACAAATGGAACCCTGTCTTCGGAGCCTAACCCCTGCCCTCTTAAAAAAGGAGCGCCGTCCTCGGTGCTGATCCCCTGCCCTCTTACAAGGGGAACTCTGTCCTCGATGCCTAACCTCTGCCCTCTTACAAAGGGAACCCTGCCCTCGGTGCCTAACCCCTGCCCTCTTACAAAGGGTACCCTGTCCACGATGCTCAACGTCTCAGCTTCTGCAAAGGGAGCACTATCCAAGGTGCTGAACTCCTGGGAGGTTTGGATGGGGGCACTATCCAAGGTGCTGAACTCCAGTGAGGTTTGGCTGGGGGTACTGTCCAAGGTGCTGAACTCCTGGGAAGTTTGGATGGAGGCACTATCCAAGGTGCTGAACTCCTGGAAAGTTTGGATGGGGGTAATGTCCAAGGTATTGAACTCCTGGGAGGTTTGGATGGGGGTAATGTCCAAGGTATTGAACTCCTGGGCGGTTTGGATGGGGGCACTATCCAAGGTGCTGAACTCCTGGATGGTTTGGATGGGGGTACTGTCCAAGGTGCTGCTGAACTCCTGGGAGCTTTTGATGGGGGTACTGTCCAAGGTGCTGCTGAACTCCTGGGAGCTTTTGATGGGGGCACTATCCAAGGTGCTGAACTTCAAGGAGGTTTGGATGGGGGTACTGTCCAAAGTGCTAACACTGACCGCAGTAGATGGAATCTGAGCAATAATCCAGGAGGTTTTCCTTGACCCTGATGAGTCCAAATGGCCAAGAGCTTGGTGTTTCTGGAAGTCAGTAGCCCTGGGTCTCTGGGTCGCAGGTTGCCCTGGACTGCTGGTCTTTTCTGAGGACCACTCGGGTTGTAGGACAGTGTTTAAGGTCCTGATCCTGGGGAAAGTTGCAGAAGAGGCTGAGGACACAGAAGCTCTTAATTCCAGCACTGCTGAAGCAGACAGGGGAGCACTGACGCCTCCAGAGGACTTCTCAGATCCCTGATTGTGCCCattgctgcctgtgctgctgccggTGCTGGATGGCAGGTAGGAGTCCACAGCTCTGCTCCTAGGAATGGAGGACACCGAGGATCCAGACTCTGGGGCTGATGTGGCAGGATCTGGCTTTAGAGAAGCGGTTCTTATAGCATCCACTGGACTGAGCCCGGAGTCTGGCTGCAAATAAAGCCCAGCGTCCTGCAATGGAAACTGCAGGGAAGTGTAGCAGCTGAGCAGGCTGTAGAACAGGTACGTGACGGACAAGGACAGTGTGAACAGGAACACAAGTTTCCGAGGAGCCTTAATGGAGAGCAGGGAAGTACCTGGCCACCACGGGGCCATCGCTGATCGCCAGCCCCAGACCACAAGACATGGTTTCAGCCGAAATCGTGCATGGAGCCGCCTGAAGAAACAGCCCCTGGAAGAGGGAATGTCCTGGAGGACGAGAATCACTGCCCAGGCGTCAGGATGCAAAGAAACTTGGGGTGAGGATCTCCAAGACTTTTTAAGGTATCTTGTTCCCCCACCTTCTTCACATCTCCCTGCAAGTTCcggcagaggaggagaggagacatCGCCGACAAATGGATCCCGAAGCTGTGGAGCTCCAGCTCCCCCCCTGACTGGCAATGGTGGGCTTGTATTGCAGCATCTCCAGCCAGCCCTGCGCTCGGATCGTCAGCAGCCAGGTATAGTCTCCTCTGTGCTCAGATTGTCAGCGGCCGGCTATGGTCTCTTGTGCGTTCAGATTGTCAGCACCTGGTTATGGTCTCCTCTGTGCTCAGATCGTCAGCAGCCGTCTATGCTCTCTTGTACGTTCAGATCATCAGCAGCCACTATAGTCTCCTCTGCGCTCAGATCGTCAGCAGCCTGGTATAATCTCCTCTGATCTCAGATCGTCAGCAGCCAGGTATAGTCTCCTCTGTGTTCAGATCGTCAGCAGCCACTATAGTCTTCTCTGATCTCAGATCGTCAGCAGCCGGCTATGATCTCTCCTGATCTCAGATTGTCAGCAGCCAGGTATAGTCTCCTCTGTGCTCAGATGGTCAGCAGCCAGGTATAGTATCCTCTATGCTCAGATTGTCAGCAGCCAGGTATAATATCCTCTGATCTCAGATCGTTAGCAGCCTGATATAGTCTCCTCTGTGCTCAGATCGTCAGCAGCCTGATATAGTTTCCTCTGTGCTCAGATTGTCAGCAGCAAGGTATAGTCTCCTCTGATCTCAGATTGTCAGCAGGCAGGTATAGTCTCCTCTGTGTTTAGATCGTCAGCAGCCGGCTATGGTCTATCCTGATCTCAGATCGTCAGCAGCCAGGTGTAATCTCCTCTGTGCTCAGATCGTCAGTAGCCGGCTATGGTCTCTCCTGATCTCAGATCGTCAGCAGCCAGGTGTAATCTCCTCTGTGCTCAGATCGTCAGCAGCCGGCTATGCTCTCCCGTGCTCTCAGATTGTCAGCAGCCGGCTATGATCGCCCCTGCGCCTGTTGCAGAAAAGCCAGTTCTCTGAAGAGCAGCAGCAACTTTAAATCGAGGGGAAAGCGTCTGTCGGTCCAAGCCGAGCTGTGCAGGAGGCACCGAGCACGCGCCGCCCTGTGCCTGCCCCCACCTCTGGGCTGGAGACTCCCTCACCTGCGCCTATCACCGGCCACTGGTGCCGAGACAGAAACACGGCGTGAACAGAGTCCACAATCAGCGGAGAAGAGCAGGATCGTCTCCAATATTTATCTGCAAAATATGAACAATGGCAACCGACCCCTCCAACCCGGAGACCCGCGATGCGATACACCTCctgtttatttactttgtttcTATTGTTTTGAATTATGTTTGTAAATAGAACGTTCCTTTTAACTCTTTGTGATCCCTAACGCTCAGCATTGCATCCTAGGCAGTAAAATACATTGGAAATTacctgtatttataaaaaaaaaataagaaaggaTCCTGTTCTTAAATGTTAATTGTATAACCTGAGCCTGAATTTGGCGATGTGGCTCATGGTGCAGGCTGATGGTGATCCGTTCTGAAATACTTTGAAGTTAGGAATTTTTAATTTCCTCAATAGATACAAAATCTGCATCATTGTAATTaatgttttaggctatgttcacatacagcgtttttgcagcgttttttagcagcatttttgccttggttttatgcaaatccacaaTAATAATACCCTGcttgtctatgagatttcagaaatctcatgcacactcacacaaaggctatgtgcgcacttttgcttttttacctgcttttccactgctttttgaactgcagtgttttcatgccaaaatgcttgcgttatgcttttcaagcaaaatcaatgggacattgagctttcttgtgcgcactttgctgctcaaaacgctgtgtttaatttgcataaatttgggcaaaaactcagcgtttaaagaagcaacatgtcaattgtttttgccattttggctgcgtttcccatccattcaatttaatacaaaactgtagcatttctaaaagcaccggaaaagcactaaaaacttgtGAAAACCgcaaaagccaaaagcattgtcctttctgccagaggatgctttttgaactgcaactacctcgacgcaaagtgcgcacatagccaaacacTTATGGATTTtttcctgttttgtcaaatacctgcactTTTGCAATGTTTTTGAAATAATGCACGTGTCAAttctttggtgcgtttttgccatgGTTCTGGTGTGGGTCTTGAAAAACCgctgcaaatctgcagcaaaaatggcacaaaaaaagCAACAAAGAACACATaaaaaccgcagatgactcccaggagaattCTTGCCACAAGATAAAGTTttggacaggaaaaaaaaaaaatcgctgcaaaaatgccttgtgtgaacatagccttacagtgttaGTATGCACGCATTGCATTTTATAACGTTtttctatgcttttttttttaatgcagttttgTCACAAGAAAATCCAAATGCCAGCAAAGTCAAGGAGAAACCTGGAGTGTACTGCAAAATAGTCtgtggcatgtcacttctttcagtagttttcaccattgaaaacaataaaaatcgcggcaaaaacgcatgtttttatgCTACGTGTTTCATGAAAAGAGATGCAGAAAAGGTGCAGAGATTTCTgctaccaaatacttaatgtgtgcacaaaCACACAGtgcattttaatgcatttttagtgcagttttgtcaccaaAGTCCATGCAtattcttatgccagcaaagttaatgagaatactgaagtgttgtgcgcatgttgaggttttttcttccttttagatTTGGTGCAGACAATAATCTGCAGTATGTCAGTTCTTTCAGAGTTTTTGCCTGCCGTTTTCACTATTAAAAGCAACATGcaaaaaacgcgtaaaaaacgcATACTCTGCAATTTTTCctgctttaggccatgtgcacactagaaagtgactttttcttaaggaaaatccgtaccctcttaaagaatcccgtatccgcggtaaaaaaatgcaacgaaatccgcatgcagttttaccgcggtttgccgccAATTTGGTGTGGATTTGTGGATTTTCAGCaagttggtccctgcagatttttaccattatctatgacacaaaacgcaggtacctgcagaaaagaagtgacatgctcattaattccgcagcggaaagtctgtgggtataaaaaaaacgcagtgtacgcacagcattttttaaaacccataggatttgcaggggaattgactgcagcaatgttagacacattttctgcagcaaatctgtggcaaaatccgtggtaaatccgcagcatgcacacatagccaaaagatgcagaaatgatgcagaaaattctgcaaccaaatattcaacatgtgcacataccctaaaatctATACTAGGTTGTTTTTAATGGTTTTTACTATCTAtggcctctgccacacatacgtgaaactcacgcacgtgccgcgagacacgtattttccttgcgtgttgtaagtacgtgtctccggtacgtgccgtccacgtgtgttctacgtgtgctatccgcaataacacacggagaaccggtaatttgcatactcacgtggtcttcctgctgtccgtggtgctgatctttggtctccagccctgccgactcgccgctgctgctgcttccgggcacagtgaagtgaatattcaatgagcataatgagcggtggtcggcagcaagtgacagcagcggtagagactctctgacacgtgagttttctctggcgcgtgtcacacgggaccgcatccacactacatccgtgtggtacgggtgcgggccgtgtgacacccgtgatgccggccatgtcagcgtgagaaacacacggacacacctaagtacggaacggacacacgttccgttccaaaaaacttacgtgtgtccaaaccattaggaatacataggtccacgtgtgtacgtgcctctggtacgtgagaaaactgccaaacacgtactggaggcacgaacgtgtgacagaggcctaaaatACATtttctttgcagcgctggggtcctgggttcaaatcccaccaagaacatctGTAAggtttttgtatgttctccccgtgtttgtgtggcttTTCTCCAgattctccgatttcctcccacaccccaaaaacATAATTATATGGCATTTAatatgtgagtcccaatggggacagtggtgaggatgtctgtaaagcgctgcagaataacagtgctatataagcaaagcataataataaataataataaatagatgGTGTATGCAATGATATATTATCTTATCAGCAGCTACTTTCTTCACTGTACATGCGGAAACCTCTCCCGAGAGCTACCTCTCTTCATATGTCTTTATAGCTGCAGTAAAATGTAAAGTGGCAGAAATAGGAAGGAGTTATGTAATATTATATTAATGTAATTTGCAGGGATTGTAGCAGATAAAAAATGGGTCTACCCTTTTTTTTCCCTGCAAACAGCAGTACTCCGGTTGAAAGGAGTTTGATCTTTGGAAGAGCTGGTATACTTATAGGATTAAAATAAAAAATTTGTTCCCAAGATAGAAAAATAGCAGCAGTAGTAAAACGTAAGGCTTGACCCGGTTTAATTAATTTTTCATAAAAATATGATTTGTAGTGAATCGATACGCCATGAAACATTGTATTGCAAAGTCTCCAATGGCCCTGAGAAGAGGTGACTCTCTGAGGTCTCCTTTGACTGTATCCAACCCCTTTAAGGCTTTGTAACACAAATACAGCCTTTGTAATGTTAAAAGATACCTTACCATAGAAGTGGATTGGGATCAGTAGTAACCAATAACTGATTTAATAATTTAGCTCATTGacagactcttttttttttttaattaattgcttTCTAGGTGAAAGTGAGCCTCCACATCTCTTGGGCTTCTGCACAACACTGGCTCAAACTGAtagtgtcactgtcagaggtaacatcatcttgCTGAAACTGAGACGACTGCTGTACCATATACTCCATAATGCCCTTCCTTCCTTCTTGACGTCTTCCCCATTTATATGCTTGCTGGATGCAAAGGAGGACAATTATAGCCTCCATTTGGTAGTTATGGTGCTGATGCCAGTATAGTGGTGGTTCTTCTGATGTTAGCGGCTCCCACATTCTAAGCCATAATATGTTATAGCTTGAAACATTGTATTGCAAAGTCTCCAATGGCCCTGAGAAGAGGTGACTCTCTGAGGTCTCCTTCGACTGTATCCAACCCCTTTAAGGCTTTGTAACACAAATACAGCCTTTGTAATGTAAAAAGATACCTTACCATAGAAGTGGATTGTGAACAGTAGTAACCAATAACTGATTTAATAATTTAGCTCACTGACAGTATTAATTAATttctttggaggtgaaagtgagcctCCACACCTCTTGGGCTTCTGCACAACACTGGCTCAAACTGAtagtgtcactgtcagaggtaacatcatcttgCTGAAACTGAGACGACTGCTGTACCATATACTCCATAATGCCCTTGCTTCCTTCTTGACGTCCTCACCACTTATATGCTTTCTAGAGGCAAAAGGAGGCCAATTATAGCCTCCATTTGGTAGTTATGGTGCTGATGCCAGTGTAGTGGTGGTTCTTCCGATGTTAGCGGCTCCCACATTCTAAGCCATAATATTTTATAGCTTGAAACATTGTATTGCAAAGTCTCCAATGGCCCTGAGAAGAGGTGACTCTCTGAGGTCTCCTTCGACTGTATCCGACCCCTTTAAGGCTTTGTAACACAAATACAGCCTTTGTAATGTCAAAAGATACCTTACCATAGAAGTGGATTGTGATCAGTAGTAACCAATAACTGATTTAATAATTTAGCTCACTGACAGACTctcttttatttttaattaattggtttggaggtgaaagtgagcctCCACACCTCTTGGGCTTCTGGACAACACTGACTCAAACTGAtagtgtcactgtcagaggtaacatcatcttgCTGAAACTGAGATGACTGCTGTACCATATTCTCCATAATGCCCTTCCTTCCTTCTTGACGTCCTCCCCACTTATATGCTTGCTGGAGGCAAAGGAGGCCAATTGTAGCCTCCATTTGGTAGTTATGGTGCTGATGCCAGTGTAGTAGTGGTTCTTCTGATGTTAGAGGCTCCCACATTCTAAGCCATAAtatgattttttaattttttttttactagggaTAAGAAGACTTGTGTTCGACTTCACCGGGGTTTAGTTGGACTTTAATGACAAGTGTTtgttcgggacccagacttgacccccaaccccatagaagtcaatggtgaCCCAAACGTCTGTGCTGTAAATGGCtacaaaatggtcatagtaagggcttgggggctgcaaaaggaagcaaaatgggggcaattgtcctgcaaacaaacgTGTATAGGGAATAAATAcacaaaaatgacatgggctcctgcctatttttgataaccaagaaaagtaaagaagacagctgtgggctgcaaccctcagctgtcagctttaccttggctgggtatcaaataaaTAATGTAAACAAAAAATGGCATGGGCCCTGCCTTATTTTTGAtgatcagccaaggtaaagaagataTCTAGGGGCTTgctttatcaggctgggaagatacCCCACAACTGGTGCATCCATTACAtggaccaattctggcactttttccagcttttccaattgccctggtgcggtgacaaacagGGTAATGGtacttggggttgatgtcagctgtgaattgacagctggcatcaagcccaggggttagtaatgtagaggcgtctatcagacctccccattactaacccagcaagtgttcAATTCAAAAACACATACACAGACAAAAGACCCCTTTATTTGAGTAAAGACTCCCCcatactccctcattcaccaatttattaatttaaaaaaaacattgaacTTCCGATGTAATTCACTTGGGGaacaaagactcccccacactccctcattcatcaatatattaattaaaagaaatccttgaagttccaacgtaatccaattgtgtaatgtcccacaacgcCCATCCAGCTCTATGGAGCCTCTTTCTGAGAACGCTCAATAGGTCAGCGGCAGGCACAGAATTTCTCATGAGcaggctgataattttaggctgggaagggccaaattaccatgggtcctcccagtctgataataacagcccccagctgtcttctttaccttggctggttatcaaaaatagagcagagcccacaccgtttttttaaattatttaaataattttaaaaagcgacgtgggatcccctcaatttttcataaccagccaaggaaaaTTAGACAGCTGAGGtctgcagcccacagttgtctgctttacctgcaataAAGTTTGTTGATTGGCTACTACTCTTTGAGAAGGGGGTAATACTTCTCCAAAACATCACGCCGCTGTTCCAATGCTGTCTGTGAGTCATATTGCATGCTTTTGGTAGGGATAATATGTGCTACGCAAAAACCTGGAATTAGGAATTAGTGCAGCTCCAAGTTAAGTATCGCACCTGGAAAAGATGAGTTCAATATTGTAGAACGGTCTTTGCTTTTACTGTACTTTGTTCTGCGCCACTGTCAGTCAAGTACAGCTTGCTGGCGGCACTATGTGTGTGTTACTGATAGCGTCATCATGTGAGTACTACTGTTTATGTTATTTCATAAACTTTCCAGTGTTTCTCTATTTTCTATTTCATATTTCTCTTGCTTGGATTGTATGTGTGGTTGTCTTTTAAGGCATATATGTGTTACAGCTGAGCCTAATTGGAGTAAattctgcaataccacacacagcctatgGTCAATAAATGTTTTCTAATCTTATACAACCCTGTTAAATGGCAGGCCGTATTTAGAAACTCATAAAGAATTTATCATCAGGTTTttatcacctaatctgagagcagcataatgtaggggcagagaccctgattccggtcatgtgtcacttacttggctgcttggcgtagttttaataaaatccctgttttatcaccAAGAGATTATCACTATAGTACTGATAATCCTACTGCCAGGTAGTCCTCAATTAATTCATAGAGAATATATCAAAAGGTTTGTATCACCTAATCGCAGAGCAGCATGAtataagggcagagaccctgattccagtcatgTGTCACTTATTTGGTTGCttggtgtagttttaataaaatcactgttttatcaccaAGAGATTATCACTATAGTACTGGTAATCCTACTGCCAGGTAATTCTCAATTAATTCATAGAGAATCTAGCAAAAGGTTTTtatcatctaatctgagagcagcataatgtaggggcagagaccctgattccagtcatgtgtcacttacttggctgcttggtgtagttttgataaaatcactgttttatcaccaggagattattacTATAGTACCGGTAATTCTGCTGCAAGATAATCCTCAATTCAATCATAGAGAATCTATCAAAAGGTTTTTATCACctaatcggagagcagcataatttaagggcagggaccctgattccagtcatgtgtcacttactgggctgctttgttcagttttgataaaatcattgttttatcatcaggagagtTTCACTATAGGACTGGTAAACCTGCTTCCATGTAATCCTCAATTTTCACGAGATTTGCACAAACTTGTCtccgccactgattggcagctttctgtctatgcacagtgaaCAATGCAATTACTACCTCTTGCAGACATAAGCAAGGGGAGATCGGGTGTATGCCACACAATCAATGTCTCCTTCATCAGAACATCAAAGAAAAATCAACGATCTACTATTTTCTTTgacgtcctgatgaaggagacattgttctccgaaatgcgttgacctgaaCAAAGAATATAGAAATGAAATAATCAACATAATTTcctctggtgatagcgcggcatacacccgatctCCCCCTGCTTACGTCTTCATCCTCCAGTTCGGGGCTGTGGCTGTCACCTTTTTGTCTTACATGGAATTAGGAGTTGTGACTTTGCctaatctggtaagaccctatttctaTACTTCTTGTTCCACAGTTATCTCTCTGTATTACTACCTCtcatggtagggcattccacagtcaggctactctaactataaagaacccttttctattttgCTTCTCTAACTGTaaggaaccctttcctatttagctgctttaactttaaagaaccctttcctatttagctgctctaactgtaaagaaccctttcctaattagctgctctaactgtaaagaaccctttcctatttagcttctcTGACTGTaaggaaccctttcctatttagcttctctaactgtaaggaaccctttcctatttagctgctt is a genomic window containing:
- the LOC142245428 gene encoding uncharacterized protein LOC142245428; protein product: MAPWWPGTSLLSIKAPRKLVFLFTLSLSVTYLFYSLLSCYTSLQFPLQDAGLYLQPDSGLSPVDAIRTASLKPDPATSAPESGSSVSSIPRSRAVDSYLPSSTGSSTGSNGHNQGSEKSSGGVSAPLSASAVLELRASVSSASSATFPRIRTLNTVLQPEWSSEKTSSPGQPATQRPRATDFQKHQALGHLDSSGSRKTSWIIAQIPSTAVSVSTLDSTPIQTSLKFSTLDSAPIKSSQEFSSTLDSTPIKSSQEFSSTLDSTPIQTIQEFSTLDSAPIQTAQEFNTLDITPIQTSQEFNTLDITPIQTFQEFSTLDSASIQTSQEFSTLDSTPSQTSLEFSTLDSAPIQTSQEFSTLDSAPFAEAETLSIVDRVPFVRGQGLGTEGRVPFVRGQRLGIEDRVPLVRGQGISTEDGAPFLRGQGLGSEDRVPFVRRQGLSTEDRVPFVRGQGFSTEDGTNFVRGQGFNTEDRVPFVRVQGFTTEDRVPFVREQGFRTEDSTNFVRGQGFNTEDRVPFIRGQGFSTEDGAHFVRGQGLSTEDRVPFLRGQGFSSEDNAPFVRGQGFSTLESTPILSSAHGFSTLESSHNVDADISLQGSAKVDKDPKEQSLSLSTAIPGLSPTLNVFSTADTAPIHKSNQDSYMTRDPYPRILSDGELSRPSDLTGNDMHIPWDNTPLAATEMIPESHTGYFERETQESSTTEEELGRRLSVNSTIEYGDKKLPQAIIIGVKKGGTRALLEALRAHPDVRAVGVEPHFFDRNYEKGLEWYRDLMPRTVEGQITMEKTPSYFVTNEAPQRIHSMAKDTKLIMVVRNPVTRAISDYTQTLSKKPEIPTFEVLAFKNRTLGLIDASWSALRIGIYALHLESWMQYFPLSQILFVSGEHLISNPAEELAKVQDFLGLQRIITDKHFYFNKTKGFPCLKKPEDTGAPRCLGKSKGRTHPKIDPDVIQRLRKFYKPFNAMFYQMTGQDFQWEKEELDS